Proteins encoded within one genomic window of Pongo pygmaeus isolate AG05252 chromosome 4, NHGRI_mPonPyg2-v2.0_pri, whole genome shotgun sequence:
- the GNPDA1 gene encoding glucosamine-6-phosphate isomerase 1, with product MKLIILEHYSQASEWAAKYIRNRIIQFNPGPEKYFTLGLPTGSTPLGCYKKLIEYYKNGDLSFKYVKTFNMDEYVGLPRDHPESYHSFMWNNFFKHIDIHPENTHILDGNAVDLQAECDAFEEKIKAAGGIELFVGGIGPDGHIAFNEPGSSLVSRTRVKTLAMDTILANARFFDGELTKVPTMALTVGVGTVMDAREVMILITGAHKAFALYKAIEEGVNHMWTVSAFQQHPRTVFVCDEDATLELKVKTVKYFKGLMLVHNKLVDPLYSIKEKETEKSQSSKKPYSD from the exons ATGAAGCTCATCATCCTGGAGCACTATTCTCAGGCCAGCGAGTGGGCGGCTAAATACATCAGGAACCGCATCATCCAGTTTAACCCAGGGCCAGAGAAGTACTTCACCCTGGGGCTCCCCACTG GGAGTACCCCACTTGGCTGCTACAAGAAGCTGATTGAATACTATAAGAATGGGGACCTGTCCTTTAAATATGTGAAGACCTTCAACATGGATGAGTACGTGG GCCTTCCTCGAGACCACCCGGAGAGTTACCACTCCTTCATGTGGAACAACTTCTTCAAGCACATTGACATCCACCCAGAAAACACCCACATTCTGGATGGGAATGCAGTCGACCTACAGGCAGAATGTGATGCCTTTGAAgagaagatcaaggctgcaggtGGGATCGAGCTATTTGTTGGAG GCATCGGCCCTGATGGACACATTGCCTTCAATGAGCCAGGCTCCAGTCTGGTGTCCAGGACCCGTGTGAAGACGCTGGCCAtggataccatcctggccaatgctAGGTTCTTCGATGGAGAACTCACCAAGGTGCCCACCATGGCCTTGACGGTGGGGGTGGGCACTGTCATGGATGCTAGAGAG GTGATGATCCTCATCACAGGTGCTCACAAGGCATTTGCTCTGTACAAGGCCATCGAGGAGGGAGTGAACCACATGTGGACCGTGTCTGCCTTCCAGCAGCATCCCCGCACCGTGTTTGTGTGTGACGAGGATGCCACCTTGGAGCTGAAAGTGAAGACTGTCAAGTATTTCAAAG gttTAATGCTTGTTCATAACAAGTTGGTGGACCCCTTGTACAGtatcaaagagaaagaaactgagaaaagCCAATCTTCGAAGAAACCATACAGCGATTAG